From Quercus robur chromosome 8, dhQueRobu3.1, whole genome shotgun sequence:
CCCCCCACAATTCAATTCCCactttctttacttgttttctaAGCAACCAAACACTGCTACATTCTTTGTACAAATTAAAACACACTACTGTAGAGATTTTGAGTTCTATCTGTACACACAAATAACccattttgtttttggtttgtgcAGGTATTAAAGTAAAATTCCTCAAATCCCTCTTCAGTTACACTCAACAAATTAagagttcaaatttcaaactccTCGGCTTCCTTACAAAACTCCCAGGTTAGTACTCTTAACAAAGTTTTCATAAACTAAAATTCCTTCTCATTAtttctcaaacccaaaaaaaaaaaaacacccttaaTTTGAAAAACCACTACCCCAACTTTGCAAAATTGCAATAAGTGAGTGAATGTGACGTATTCTGGGACCAGCTGGCGCTACTTTGCGCCCATGTGTTTGTTGCCCACTTTTGAAATACCATCTCATCTTGAAtgtcgggttttttttttttttttttttaaatttatttattatttttttataacagaattttttttaacataaaaaaaaaaaaaaaaatctagaaggGTACAAAATGAGTAAcacttttaatgttttttttctttttttaacgtATGGTTTTGCTAAAATGCGCCACACTGTTTCATGCGTTGGCCTCATAATTACTACATTGTCACTAatcccccacccaaaaaaaaaaaaaaaaaaaaaacccacatcatTTTGTTTTCACTATTTATTACTCCTTGTACTGTTTTTAACATTCTCAAATTCACAAATTTTCTTGctcaggaacaaaaaaaaagttcattttcAAGGGACAATGATCGGACCAAACTTCATCGACGAAATAGACTGTGGCAGTTTCTTCGACCAAATCGACGACTTGCTTGATTTCCCAGCTGACGATGTTGAGGCTGGTCAAGCCAACGAGGATTGCAACTCGTTGATCCCTAACATTTGGCAAACTCAGCCCGAGTCACTCCCCGGTTCTGACTCAGTTTTCTCGACCAACAACAGCGCCTCGGACCTCTCGGCCGAGCTCTCTGTTCCGGTGagttataattaataaattaataataactagcTTGTAATGTAATTTATGGGTGTCAGTGTTTTTTCATGTGAGTGGGACCTATTTTAGTTGTTGTGTACCTTAAATGGACAAACTAGGTAGATAGACTTTGTGTTGTATAGCGTACATACATGGTATGTGAcagaaaattttttgaattcttatctttttcaaaattttaaaattcaaaattcaaaaaacaaaattaagggATATTTTTGTCGTTTCAGACTTTCAGTAGCGTTATTGGCGGGGGGTCTAAATTGTAAAATCACATTTGGAAAACCAATCGACGACAAACGCGTATGGTCGTATAGTGGTGTCCACACTTTTAATACTTGTAGTGGCGCAATTAATGGAAATCACGTGATTTGTCTTGTGATTTTTTAGttataataaagacaaaagtCAATTATAATCATGTTCAAAGTTGTgtggctttttttgtttttttaattttattttcctctttGATTTGCCAACAATAATCATtggtgtaaaatttaaaaatctgaTGTGTGACAACTTcctgtcttttcttttttatccttgGTCGCATGGTTCAAATGTTCTCACAAGCAATTGTCAAAACTGATAGGTGGTTAGTGAGTTATACAATGGCCCCATCTAGAAGCTATGCATAGGCCGAAATTTAAATTACACTCTTTTAAGTTTGGTGAATTGTCATGTTCGCTCCTAAATTTTAACGTTTTTTTGTCGAAGTCTGAATAGtgttaatttattaatgacaatAGACAGAAGGATTAACTTGGCATGAATGTTAAAGTTTAAATActtaaatgacaaaaaaaaaaaaactttagggaTGAAATTGGCAATTTACTTAAAGTTGGTGTAATTTGGAATGAGTGAATTGTGGCAAGATGGGTTCTTGGTGTAATGTCAAAGATTAACAACATATTATTTTGGATGCTTAATGGTCTAGCTAGACTAGGGAGTATAGATTTTGTTGGATAAATGTGAAACAATCTCAGACTGTCCAACTTTCATCTgattcagctttgtttcttattttgtgacTGTAGTATGAAGACATTATTCAGCTTGAATGGCTTTCAAACTTTGTTGAGGATTCCTTCTCTGGTGGAAGCCTTACCATGAATAAAGAAGAGTCATTCATCAACAAGGATTCATCCCACCAACAATTCCAGACCTCCAGCCCAGTTTCTGTCCTCGAAAGCAGTAGCTCCTGCTCAGGGGAGAAGAATGTACCCCGCAGCCCAGAAACCATCACTCCTGGCAGACGTGGACGTGCTCGCAGCAAGCGTCCACGCCCTGCCACCTTCAATCCTCGCCTGGCAATGCAGCTCATATCCCCGACCTCCTCTATTACCGAGACCCCTCAGCCATTCCTTGCACCAAAAGTCACTTCAGATTCTGAGAACTTTGCAGAGTCTCGTCTTTTGATCAAGATACCAAAACAAGTCAATGCAGaacacaagaagaaaaagaaaatcaaattgacAGTGCCTCTAGGCCCCATGGAGGCAAATCAAAATCCGCCATCACAATCAGTGAGGAAATGCATGCATTGTGAGATAACCAAGACTCCCCAATGGAGGGCAGGCCCAATGGGGCCCAAAACGCTTTGCAATGCTTGTGGTGTTCGTTACAAGTCTGGCCGGCTCTTCCCTGAATACCGGCCTGCAGCAAGTCCAACATTTGTTCCATCATTGCACTCCAATTCTCATAAGAAGGTGATTGAAATGAGAAACAAGACTGGCGAGAAGGTTGGCATTGGGAAAATGCCAATGATGGCTGCCTCACCAGAACTCATTCCAAATGCAAATAGCAACCTTGCAATGGAATACATGTAGGGGAGGATGAGAGAACTGTATTCCAAGCAGGAATCTCTTCTCTTCACCGCGTCCCTCTGTCCTCTCATGTTGTTTCTCTTACTGTTATTCATTACTTTGGTTCATTGTTTTTTTGTACAGGGGTGGAATGGGGAGGAATAGGAGCAATAGATGACCTTATTTTAGCTTAGTAGACGAGGGATTGTAATGAGAGAACTAAAAATGGGTAGACAAAAATGCAAGTTTAAGGATAGAGTTTAGGTTCAGTAATGGGTAGTAGGTCCCTAAAGTAAGTCTGTGttgtctcttttctttttgcattcttttctttttgttcctttCTAAGGGAATTCTTTTTGCAGTTCATTTGTAGTAGAAAATTCTGAGATGAGTAATGGAATTTGAGATTTGTTATGCTTGACCCAAGTGCCTTTACAAAGT
This genomic window contains:
- the LOC126697249 gene encoding GATA transcription factor 8-like — translated: MIGPNFIDEIDCGSFFDQIDDLLDFPADDVEAGQANEDCNSLIPNIWQTQPESLPGSDSVFSTNNSASDLSAELSVPYEDIIQLEWLSNFVEDSFSGGSLTMNKEESFINKDSSHQQFQTSSPVSVLESSSSCSGEKNVPRSPETITPGRRGRARSKRPRPATFNPRLAMQLISPTSSITETPQPFLAPKVTSDSENFAESRLLIKIPKQVNAEHKKKKKIKLTVPLGPMEANQNPPSQSVRKCMHCEITKTPQWRAGPMGPKTLCNACGVRYKSGRLFPEYRPAASPTFVPSLHSNSHKKVIEMRNKTGEKVGIGKMPMMAASPELIPNANSNLAMEYM